From one Conyzicola nivalis genomic stretch:
- a CDS encoding protoporphyrinogen oxidase, which translates to MKRKLLLLTGLGIGYVLGARAGREKYDRIKATAAHYWQDPRVAKVRDDVEIYARTQAPIIRDRAETVAKDVATKTAATAKDIADKTSATAKDVANKTSATAKDVANKTSTTAKDVANKTSATAKDVANKTSATAKDVADRVSGAADDVKDQVAKTAADLKDRGEEAVERATLSVGEARDRALELDDDEDDDELEGPASANQGSAPKV; encoded by the coding sequence ATGAAGCGCAAACTCCTCCTCCTGACCGGCCTCGGCATCGGCTACGTCCTCGGCGCGCGCGCCGGCCGTGAGAAGTACGACAGGATCAAGGCCACCGCCGCGCACTACTGGCAAGACCCGCGCGTCGCCAAGGTGCGCGACGACGTCGAGATCTACGCGCGCACCCAGGCGCCCATCATCCGCGACCGCGCCGAAACCGTGGCCAAAGACGTCGCGACGAAGACCGCCGCGACGGCGAAGGACATCGCCGACAAGACCTCCGCCACCGCGAAAGACGTCGCGAACAAGACCTCCGCCACCGCGAAAGACGTCGCGAACAAGACCTCCACCACCGCGAAAGACGTCGCGAACAAGACCTCCGCTACCGCGAAGGACGTCGCGAACAAGACCTCCGCCACCGCGAAAGACGTGGCAGACCGCGTCAGCGGCGCCGCCGACGACGTGAAGGACCAGGTCGCGAAGACGGCCGCCGACCTCAAAGACCGCGGCGAAGAGGCCGTCGAGCGCGCGACCCTCTCGGTGGGCGAAGCCCGCGACCGCGCCCTCGAACTCGACGACGACGAAGACGACGACGAGCTCGAGGGCCCGGCTTCTGCGAATCAGGGCTCGGCCCCCAAGGTCTAG
- a CDS encoding ATP-dependent DNA ligase: MAASTAEDQVVSVDGHRVKLTNLDKVLYPSTGTTKRDVIDYYARIAEFLIPHAANRPATRKRWVHGVGTADDPGQVFFQKNLDDSTPSWVKRRAIAHKEHTNEYPLVNDLATLTWLAQIAALEIHVPQWQFGRTGTQKNPDRLVLDLDPGPGVGLAECAEVARFAREILAGMGLDPLPVTSGSKGIHLYAALDGKQTSDEVATVAHELARVLEADHPDLVVSDMKKSLRDGRVLVDWSQNNGNKTTIVPYSLRGRERPTVAAPRTWRELAGKNFAQLEYTEVLARVAKNGDPLEGLTAGHLASLEPTPERMAGFVAAGAASTGTDRLEKYRSMRDGSKTPEPVPAEAAEPSDGFSFVIQEHHARRLHYDFRLEHDGVLVSWALPKGVPTDSKTNHLAVQTEDHPLEYGSFEGRIPTGEYGAGEVTIWDAGTYELEKWRDGEEVIAVLHGEKHGTHRYALIHSGGEGRAENNWLIHLMKEQPADPPKDAAPDDTAPAARGKADRAAPARSGSKPPSPMLATLGSTTEAAFDDESDWAFEMKWDGVRAIAEVRAGELRLFSRNGVDISVSYPELGALVEAVDGDAVLDGEIVALDKRGRPDFSLLQGRMHLRKQADVDKAAKSIPATFMVFDILERDGTGLMRREYVDRRAVLEETVHPDAVIQVPPVFDGDLAAAMESSGSLGLEGVMAKKLDGRYSPGVRSRTWLKLKHHRAQEVVIVGWRPGHGSRARRVGSLLMGVPEGDGIRYVGRVGTGFDDRALDEMMPRLKKLARKTSAVVDVPTADARDAVWVSPKLVGEVEFAEWTPTRRLRQPSWRGWRPDKEVADVKVEG; the protein is encoded by the coding sequence ATGGCAGCCAGCACCGCAGAAGACCAGGTCGTCTCCGTCGACGGCCACCGCGTCAAACTCACCAATCTCGACAAAGTGCTCTACCCCTCGACCGGAACGACCAAGCGCGACGTCATCGACTACTACGCCCGCATTGCCGAGTTCCTCATCCCCCACGCGGCCAACCGTCCCGCGACGCGCAAACGCTGGGTGCACGGGGTGGGGACCGCGGATGATCCGGGGCAGGTGTTCTTCCAGAAGAACCTCGACGACTCCACCCCCAGCTGGGTGAAGCGCCGCGCTATCGCCCACAAGGAGCACACCAACGAGTACCCGTTGGTCAACGACCTCGCGACTCTCACCTGGCTCGCGCAGATCGCGGCCCTCGAGATCCACGTCCCGCAGTGGCAGTTCGGCCGCACCGGGACACAGAAGAACCCCGACCGCCTCGTGCTCGACCTCGACCCCGGTCCCGGCGTCGGCCTCGCCGAGTGCGCCGAGGTCGCCCGCTTCGCCCGCGAGATCCTCGCCGGCATGGGCCTCGACCCGTTGCCCGTGACGAGCGGCAGCAAGGGCATCCATCTCTACGCGGCGCTCGACGGCAAGCAGACGAGCGACGAGGTCGCAACGGTCGCCCACGAACTCGCCAGGGTGCTGGAAGCCGACCATCCGGATCTCGTCGTCAGCGACATGAAAAAGTCGTTGCGCGACGGCCGCGTGCTCGTCGACTGGAGCCAGAACAACGGCAACAAGACCACGATCGTGCCCTATTCGCTGCGTGGCCGCGAACGGCCGACCGTGGCGGCGCCGCGCACCTGGCGGGAACTCGCGGGCAAGAACTTCGCGCAGCTCGAGTACACCGAGGTGCTCGCGCGGGTGGCGAAGAACGGCGACCCGCTCGAGGGACTGACGGCCGGTCACCTGGCGTCCCTCGAGCCGACCCCGGAGCGCATGGCGGGATTCGTGGCGGCCGGGGCAGCGTCGACGGGCACAGACCGGCTCGAGAAGTACCGCAGCATGCGCGACGGGTCGAAGACGCCCGAGCCCGTGCCCGCCGAGGCGGCCGAGCCCTCCGACGGCTTCTCGTTCGTCATCCAGGAGCACCACGCCAGGCGGCTGCACTACGACTTCCGCCTCGAACACGACGGTGTGCTCGTCAGCTGGGCGCTGCCGAAGGGCGTGCCGACCGACTCGAAGACGAACCACCTCGCGGTGCAGACCGAGGACCACCCGCTCGAGTACGGCAGCTTCGAGGGCCGCATCCCCACGGGCGAGTACGGCGCGGGCGAGGTCACCATCTGGGACGCCGGAACCTACGAGCTCGAGAAATGGCGCGACGGCGAAGAGGTGATCGCGGTGCTGCACGGCGAGAAGCACGGCACGCACCGCTACGCCCTGATCCACTCCGGCGGGGAGGGCCGCGCCGAGAACAACTGGCTGATCCACCTGATGAAGGAACAGCCCGCAGACCCGCCGAAGGACGCGGCCCCGGATGACACGGCGCCCGCCGCGCGCGGGAAGGCCGACCGCGCGGCACCCGCGCGGTCGGGATCGAAGCCGCCCTCGCCGATGCTCGCCACCCTGGGCAGCACCACAGAGGCGGCCTTCGACGACGAGAGCGACTGGGCGTTCGAGATGAAGTGGGACGGGGTGCGCGCGATCGCCGAGGTGCGTGCCGGCGAGCTGAGGCTGTTCAGCCGCAACGGCGTCGACATCTCGGTGAGCTATCCCGAGCTGGGCGCGCTCGTGGAGGCGGTCGACGGTGATGCGGTGCTCGACGGCGAGATCGTGGCACTCGACAAACGCGGACGCCCCGACTTCTCACTGCTGCAGGGCCGCATGCACCTGCGCAAGCAGGCCGACGTCGACAAGGCGGCCAAGAGCATCCCGGCCACGTTCATGGTCTTCGACATCCTCGAGCGCGACGGCACCGGACTGATGCGCCGCGAATACGTGGACAGGCGGGCGGTGCTCGAGGAGACGGTGCACCCCGACGCTGTGATCCAGGTGCCGCCGGTGTTCGACGGCGATCTCGCCGCCGCGATGGAGAGCAGCGGCTCGCTCGGGCTCGAGGGTGTGATGGCGAAGAAGCTCGACGGCCGCTACTCGCCCGGCGTGCGTTCCCGCACCTGGTTGAAGCTCAAGCACCACCGGGCGCAGGAGGTCGTGATCGTCGGCTGGCGTCCCGGCCACGGGTCGCGGGCCCGGCGCGTGGGATCGCTGCTCATGGGCGTGCCGGAGGGTGACGGCATCCGCTACGTGGGGCGCGTCGGCACCGGCTTCGACGACCGCGCGCTCGACGAGATGATGCCGCGGCTCAAGAAACTCGCGCGCAAGACGAGCGCCGTGGTCGACGTGCCCACCGCCGACGCTCGCGACGCCGTGTGGGTGAGCCCGAAGCTCGTCGGCGAGGTGGAATTCGCCGAGTGGACCCCCACCAGACGGCTGCGGCAGCCGAGCTGGCGCGGCTGGCGCCCCGACAAAGAGGTCGCCGACGTGAAAGTGGAGGGTTGA
- the ku gene encoding non-homologous end joining protein Ku — MRAIWKGAITFGLVNVPVKVYSATEDHDISLHQVHDKDGGRIRYQRRCEICGKVIDFDHIDKAYDDGERTVVLTDDDLHSLPQERSREIDVVEFVPNEQIDPIMFDRSYFLEPDSKSNKAYALLRRTLEETERTAIVHFALRQKTRLGALRVRGDVLMLQSLLWDDEVREAKFPALDERVRLSAKELEMSHALVESFESDFTPGKFSDDYQIELRQLIDAKLEKGDTVSTEETFGERPEDDGGEVLDLMEALRRSVESSRGAAKKKAPAAKKAPAKKAAS, encoded by the coding sequence ATGAGAGCCATCTGGAAGGGCGCGATCACGTTCGGGCTCGTCAACGTGCCCGTGAAGGTCTACAGCGCCACGGAAGACCACGACATCTCGCTGCACCAGGTGCACGACAAGGACGGCGGGCGCATCCGCTACCAGCGACGGTGCGAGATCTGCGGCAAGGTCATCGACTTCGACCACATCGACAAGGCCTACGACGACGGCGAGCGTACTGTGGTGCTCACCGACGACGACCTGCACTCGCTGCCGCAGGAGCGTAGCCGGGAGATCGACGTGGTCGAATTCGTGCCCAACGAGCAGATCGACCCGATCATGTTCGACCGCAGCTACTTCCTCGAGCCCGACTCGAAGTCGAACAAGGCCTATGCGCTGCTGCGCCGTACGCTCGAGGAGACCGAGCGCACCGCGATCGTGCACTTCGCGCTGCGGCAGAAGACCAGGCTGGGCGCGCTGCGGGTACGCGGCGACGTGCTGATGCTGCAGTCGCTGCTCTGGGACGACGAGGTGCGCGAAGCCAAGTTCCCCGCGCTAGACGAGCGGGTGCGGCTGTCGGCCAAGGAGTTGGAGATGTCGCACGCCCTGGTCGAGTCGTTCGAGTCGGACTTCACCCCCGGCAAGTTCAGCGACGACTACCAGATCGAACTGCGTCAGCTGATCGACGCGAAGCTCGAGAAGGGCGACACGGTGAGCACCGAGGAGACCTTCGGCGAGCGCCCCGAGGACGACGGCGGCGAGGTGCTCGACCTGATGGAGGCCCTGCGGCGCAGCGTCGAATCCAGCCGAGGAGCCGCCAAGAAGAAGGCGCCGGCGGCGAAGAAGGCACCGGCGAAGAAGGCGGCCAGCTAG
- a CDS encoding YihY/virulence factor BrkB family protein produces MNTAQTSRGIPRASWRYAVRRARHGFVRHRGIDSAAALTFFAALALFPGALVVVSSFAIVRDRDHAVESILAVVGEFVQKSTVEALEDPLRSFLTIDNPGIALAIGIWLLLWTLSAYATAFGRTINTTYEVLEGRRLWKFRGLMMLVTLVLMLAFGAILLILVTTPRVAASIAETVGLAEPWVTAWNIGKWPVLAGLAVTVAAVLYYYTPNVRHLRVRWVSWGAVFAIVTWALATAGFAVYVATVGQYDRVYGWIGGGIVLLLWLYLTNLVLVLGAEFDAEVVRLRQLGAGVAAEETVQLPLRDTTRNLVLARQRADDVRDGKAIRDAAVLNGATGERATD; encoded by the coding sequence GTGAACACGGCGCAGACCAGCCGCGGCATCCCCCGCGCATCGTGGCGGTACGCGGTGCGCCGCGCCCGGCACGGATTCGTGCGGCACCGGGGTATCGACTCGGCCGCGGCCCTGACCTTCTTCGCCGCCCTCGCCCTCTTCCCGGGCGCGCTCGTCGTGGTCTCGAGCTTCGCCATCGTGCGCGACCGCGACCACGCGGTCGAGAGCATCCTCGCCGTCGTCGGCGAATTCGTGCAGAAGTCGACGGTGGAGGCGCTCGAGGATCCGCTGCGGTCGTTCCTCACGATCGACAACCCCGGCATCGCACTCGCCATCGGCATCTGGCTGCTGCTCTGGACCCTGTCGGCCTACGCGACGGCGTTCGGCCGCACGATCAACACCACCTACGAGGTGCTCGAGGGCCGCCGGCTCTGGAAGTTCCGCGGCCTCATGATGCTCGTGACGCTCGTGCTGATGCTGGCGTTCGGCGCGATCCTGCTCATCCTGGTCACGACCCCGCGGGTCGCCGCCTCGATCGCCGAGACCGTCGGCCTGGCCGAACCGTGGGTCACGGCGTGGAACATCGGCAAGTGGCCGGTGCTCGCCGGGCTCGCCGTCACCGTCGCCGCAGTCCTCTACTACTACACGCCGAACGTGCGGCACCTACGCGTTCGCTGGGTGTCGTGGGGCGCGGTGTTCGCTATCGTCACCTGGGCGCTCGCCACCGCGGGCTTCGCGGTCTACGTCGCGACCGTCGGCCAGTACGACCGCGTCTACGGCTGGATCGGCGGCGGCATCGTGCTGCTGCTCTGGCTCTACCTCACCAACCTCGTGCTCGTGCTCGGCGCCGAGTTCGACGCCGAGGTCGTGCGGCTGCGCCAACTCGGCGCGGGCGTGGCCGCCGAGGAGACCGTTCAGCTTCCCCTGCGCGACACCACACGCAACCTCGTGCTCGCCCGGCAACGGGCGGACGACGTGCGCGACGGCAAGGCGATCCGCGATGCGGCCGTGCTGAACGGTGCGACGGGGGAACGAGCGACCGACTAG
- a CDS encoding DUF6328 family protein, with amino-acid sequence MNEHHPAAEIGSTPPGDETETDRLERNWAELLQELRVTQTGTQILTGFLLTLAFQPRFADLDQFQVDVYLVLVVLAALTTALGLAPVSLHRYLFREGAKAQIVRITNVILKATLVGVALVLTGTIMLIFDVVVGNTAGFIAGGATLVVILGIWILLPVLVHPDRRP; translated from the coding sequence ATGAACGAGCACCATCCCGCAGCAGAGATCGGCAGCACGCCGCCCGGCGACGAGACCGAGACCGACCGCCTCGAGCGCAACTGGGCGGAACTCCTGCAGGAGCTGCGCGTCACCCAGACCGGCACTCAGATCCTGACGGGCTTTTTGCTCACCCTCGCCTTCCAGCCGAGATTCGCCGACCTCGACCAGTTCCAGGTCGACGTCTATCTCGTGCTCGTCGTGCTCGCGGCGCTCACGACCGCGCTGGGGCTCGCTCCCGTGAGCCTCCACCGCTACCTCTTCCGCGAGGGGGCGAAGGCGCAGATCGTGCGCATCACCAACGTCATCCTCAAGGCGACGCTCGTCGGCGTCGCGCTCGTGCTCACCGGCACGATCATGCTCATCTTCGACGTCGTCGTCGGCAACACGGCCGGCTTCATCGCCGGCGGCGCGACGCTCGTGGTTATCCTCGGCATCTGGATCCTGCTCCCCGTGCTCGTGCACCCCGACCGGCGTCCGTGA
- a CDS encoding DNA-3-methyladenine glycosylase 2 family protein, translating to MNTPTVHTSTVHTATHDPRFAERYRAMSSRDSRFDGQFITGVHSTGIYCRPSCPAMTPHAKNVSFYRTAAAAHEAGLRACKRCLPDAVPGSPDWNTNDDLASRAMRLIADGVVERDGVTGLAARLGYTTRHLTRVLVAELGAGPLALARANRAQNARTLLLSTELSIADVAFAAGFSSIRQFNDTIAAVYESTPSALRRAKRLPAAATDGASISLRLPARAPFDGEGLLGFLGDHAVAGLETVDGGTFERRVRLPHGLATVRLSLDGPAAVRCEAKLDSLADVSTLVTRVRRLFDLDADSVAIDAALSTDDTLAPLVAALPGLRLPGSLDAEETLFRTLVGQQISVAAARTVLARLTTELGTDGLFPTAAQMAGSEGVIRGPAARVRTIMGVAEAAANGGLALDLGTPVGEFTERLVALPGVGPWTAGYLAMRVLGNPDVLLASDLVVLQTAGSLGLASTRKALANHGERWAPWRSYATLHLWRARVTARDARARTIVG from the coding sequence ATGAACACCCCGACCGTGCACACCTCGACCGTGCACACCGCGACACACGACCCCCGCTTCGCCGAGCGGTACCGTGCGATGTCGTCGCGGGACTCCCGTTTCGACGGCCAGTTCATCACCGGTGTCCATTCCACCGGCATCTACTGCCGCCCGAGCTGTCCCGCGATGACGCCGCACGCGAAGAATGTGTCGTTCTACCGCACGGCGGCGGCCGCGCACGAGGCGGGACTCCGCGCCTGCAAACGCTGCCTGCCCGACGCCGTGCCCGGCTCCCCCGACTGGAACACCAACGACGATCTCGCCTCCCGCGCCATGCGCCTCATCGCCGACGGCGTCGTCGAGCGTGACGGCGTGACCGGACTCGCCGCCCGCCTCGGCTACACCACGCGTCACCTCACCCGCGTGCTCGTCGCGGAGCTCGGGGCCGGCCCGCTCGCGCTCGCCCGCGCCAATCGCGCGCAGAACGCGCGCACGCTGCTGCTGTCGACGGAGCTCTCCATTGCCGATGTCGCATTCGCGGCGGGGTTCTCCAGCATCCGGCAGTTCAACGACACCATCGCGGCCGTCTACGAGAGCACGCCGTCCGCGCTGAGGCGGGCCAAGCGCCTGCCCGCCGCCGCGACGGACGGCGCCTCGATCAGCCTGCGACTGCCCGCGCGCGCCCCGTTCGACGGCGAGGGGCTCCTCGGGTTCCTCGGCGATCACGCCGTCGCCGGGCTCGAGACCGTCGACGGCGGCACGTTCGAGCGTCGCGTGCGCCTGCCGCACGGCCTCGCGACGGTGCGACTCTCGCTCGACGGACCGGCCGCGGTGCGGTGCGAGGCGAAACTCGACAGTCTCGCGGATGTCTCGACCCTCGTCACCCGGGTGCGCCGCCTCTTCGACCTCGACGCCGACTCGGTGGCGATAGACGCGGCGTTGTCGACGGACGACACGCTCGCTCCGCTCGTCGCCGCGCTTCCCGGGCTGCGCCTGCCCGGCAGCCTCGACGCGGAGGAGACCCTTTTCCGCACGCTCGTCGGCCAGCAGATCTCGGTCGCCGCGGCCCGCACCGTGCTCGCCAGGCTCACCACCGAACTCGGCACAGACGGCCTCTTCCCCACCGCCGCGCAGATGGCCGGAAGCGAGGGCGTCATCCGCGGTCCCGCCGCACGGGTGCGCACCATCATGGGCGTCGCCGAGGCTGCGGCAAACGGCGGACTCGCTCTCGACCTGGGCACGCCCGTCGGCGAGTTCACCGAGCGGCTGGTCGCGCTCCCCGGGGTCGGACCGTGGACGGCCGGCTACCTCGCGATGCGCGTGCTCGGCAACCCCGACGTGCTGCTGGCGAGCGACCTCGTCGTGCTGCAGACGGCGGGCAGCCTGGGCCTCGCGAGCACCCGGAAGGCGCTCGCGAACCACGGCGAGCGCTGGGCGCCGTGGCGCAGCTATGCGACCCTGCACCTGTGGCGGGCGCGGGTTACGGCGCGCGACGCGCGGGCCCGTACGATCGTGGGATGA
- a CDS encoding FAD-binding oxidoreductase, translating to MNHIVALLQAELGSAVSVDPVELDACRLDKSGHRSESAPLAIVNAESIEQVQATMRIATATGTPVVVRGAGTGLAGAAIASQGEIVLSTLRMTRILEISEDDELAVVEPGIINAQLNAALEPKGLWFAPDPASRAISTVGGNIATNAGGLLCAKYGVTREAVLGLKIVLADGRLMSLGHRTVKGVTGLDLVGLLIGSEGTLGVIVEATVKLRRLPTGVPTTIGAYFATVEEAARAASVITASGLRPAIMELLDPRAMRWIAEYLGVDARAESFLLVQTDGEGAATEAKGALDVIRSLGGDATITTDTAEANRLLALRRSFHPAMESRGTVLIEDVCVPRSALPAMFHAIDEIADRFGVTIATVAHAGDGNLHPNFVFDDSAGDGVPEVIWEAAHEMFLTALRLGGTLTGEHGVGLLKKRWLRGELGDDQVELQRDIKRVFDPSGILNPGKLFSVEEEHSVLTE from the coding sequence GTGAACCACATCGTCGCCCTCCTCCAGGCCGAACTCGGCAGCGCCGTCTCCGTGGACCCCGTCGAACTCGACGCCTGCCGGCTCGACAAGTCGGGCCACCGCTCCGAGTCCGCGCCGCTCGCCATCGTGAACGCCGAGAGCATCGAGCAGGTGCAGGCCACCATGCGGATCGCGACCGCCACCGGCACACCCGTCGTAGTACGGGGTGCGGGCACGGGCCTGGCCGGGGCGGCCATCGCGAGCCAGGGCGAGATCGTGTTGTCCACGCTGCGGATGACCCGGATCCTCGAGATCTCCGAGGACGACGAACTCGCGGTGGTGGAGCCCGGCATCATCAACGCGCAGCTCAACGCGGCACTCGAGCCGAAGGGACTCTGGTTCGCGCCCGATCCCGCGAGCCGCGCTATCTCGACGGTGGGCGGCAACATCGCCACGAACGCGGGCGGACTGCTCTGCGCGAAGTACGGGGTGACGCGCGAGGCGGTGCTCGGACTCAAGATCGTGCTGGCCGACGGCCGGCTCATGTCGCTCGGGCACCGCACCGTGAAGGGGGTGACGGGACTCGACCTCGTCGGCCTGCTGATCGGATCGGAGGGCACCCTCGGTGTCATCGTCGAGGCGACGGTGAAGCTGCGGCGACTGCCCACCGGTGTGCCGACCACGATCGGCGCCTACTTCGCCACCGTAGAGGAGGCGGCGCGGGCGGCCTCGGTCATCACGGCATCGGGACTGCGCCCGGCGATCATGGAACTGCTCGACCCGCGCGCGATGCGGTGGATCGCCGAATACCTTGGGGTCGACGCGCGCGCCGAGTCTTTCCTGCTCGTGCAGACCGACGGCGAGGGGGCCGCGACAGAAGCCAAGGGCGCCCTCGACGTCATCCGTTCCCTCGGGGGAGACGCGACCATCACCACCGACACCGCCGAGGCGAACCGTCTCCTCGCGCTGCGCCGGTCGTTCCATCCCGCCATGGAGTCCCGGGGCACCGTGCTGATCGAGGACGTGTGTGTGCCGCGCAGCGCCCTGCCCGCCATGTTCCACGCGATCGACGAGATCGCCGACCGCTTCGGTGTGACCATCGCCACGGTCGCCCACGCCGGCGACGGCAACCTGCACCCGAACTTCGTGTTCGACGACTCCGCGGGCGACGGTGTGCCCGAGGTGATCTGGGAGGCCGCGCACGAGATGTTCCTCACGGCCCTCCGGCTCGGTGGCACGCTGACCGGCGAACACGGCGTCGGACTCTTGAAGAAGAGATGGCTTCGTGGCGAGCTCGGCGACGACCAGGTGGAGCTGCAGCGCGACATCAAGCGCGTCTTCGACCCGAGCGGTATTCTGAATCCGGGCAAGCTGTTCTCCGTGGAGGAAGAACACAGCGTTCTCACGGAATAA
- a CDS encoding PrsW family intramembrane metalloprotease — MTVSDPAPVTDASPPAQAPVEVRQAASVVSGLAPDQPVKRSRGLTAIGVVGIAIVALIGLAVIAYLFAGLGPVAFAIGGFLALVPLAIVLLGVHWIDRWEPEPRGILVFAFLWGAAASVAVALIVGAQLDAILAAIGGSAGGREFLASVVEAPLVEEGAKGLGLLLIFWFARKHFDGPIDGLVYAAWVAGGFAFTENILYFGVQLLTAGNVDGGLVEIFIARGIMSPFAHVMFTACTGIALGFAARRTSAIGAVGVFLVGLVPAVLLHAFWNGSLYFVSDFYGYYAIVQFPLFALGVLIVLFLRRQEASLTHDRLSEYAAVGWFNRDEINALATGAGRRRAQAWANRYGVGRIMRTYTRDATRLAFTRQRIVTGRASIGAEADEAALLTSIVATRAALNAAVAGRAPVGSRTVR; from the coding sequence ATGACCGTGAGTGATCCTGCGCCCGTGACAGACGCGAGCCCGCCCGCCCAGGCCCCCGTCGAGGTGCGGCAGGCCGCGTCGGTCGTGTCGGGGCTCGCGCCCGACCAGCCGGTCAAGCGCAGCCGCGGTCTCACCGCGATCGGCGTCGTCGGCATCGCCATCGTCGCGCTGATCGGGCTCGCGGTGATCGCCTACCTCTTCGCCGGACTCGGGCCGGTCGCGTTCGCGATCGGCGGTTTCCTCGCCCTCGTCCCGCTGGCGATCGTGCTGTTGGGCGTGCACTGGATCGACCGCTGGGAACCCGAGCCCCGTGGCATCCTCGTCTTCGCGTTCCTCTGGGGCGCAGCCGCCTCGGTAGCCGTCGCACTCATCGTCGGTGCCCAGCTCGACGCCATCCTCGCGGCCATCGGCGGAAGCGCGGGCGGTCGGGAATTCCTCGCCTCGGTCGTCGAGGCCCCGCTCGTCGAGGAGGGCGCCAAGGGGCTCGGCCTGCTGCTGATCTTCTGGTTCGCGCGCAAACACTTCGACGGTCCCATCGACGGCCTCGTATACGCCGCCTGGGTCGCGGGAGGGTTCGCCTTCACCGAGAACATCCTCTACTTCGGCGTGCAGCTGCTCACGGCGGGCAACGTCGACGGTGGGCTCGTCGAGATCTTCATCGCGCGCGGCATCATGTCGCCGTTCGCGCACGTGATGTTCACCGCCTGCACCGGTATCGCCCTCGGTTTCGCCGCCCGCCGCACCAGCGCGATCGGAGCGGTCGGGGTCTTCCTCGTCGGCCTCGTCCCCGCGGTCCTGCTGCACGCGTTCTGGAACGGCTCGCTCTACTTCGTCAGCGACTTCTACGGCTACTACGCGATCGTGCAGTTCCCGCTCTTCGCACTCGGGGTGCTTATCGTGCTGTTCCTGCGCCGCCAGGAGGCGAGCCTCACCCACGACCGGCTCAGCGAGTACGCCGCCGTCGGCTGGTTCAACCGCGACGAGATCAACGCGCTTGCGACCGGTGCCGGCCGCCGCCGCGCGCAGGCCTGGGCCAACCGGTACGGCGTCGGGCGGATCATGCGCACCTACACCAGGGACGCCACCCGGCTCGCTTTCACGAGGCAGCGGATCGTGACCGGTCGCGCGAGCATCGGAGCAGAGGCGGATGAAGCGGCTCTCCTCACCTCCATCGTCGCCACGCGTGCCGCGCTCAACGCGGCCGTCGCCGGTCGCGCGCCCGTCGGTTCCCGCACCGTGCGGTGA